One genomic window of Quercus lobata isolate SW786 chromosome 9, ValleyOak3.0 Primary Assembly, whole genome shotgun sequence includes the following:
- the LOC115961828 gene encoding S-protein homolog 74-like has translation MSAIRNSLVLFVLALAMSPSWLIISANGNVLPLFIKWHVYIVNGLSNNMTLFIHCQSSDNDMGNHNLSPAANFSWSFRTNFFHSTVFSCYIRKDDAQATFKVFWQDPVLFERCKWKNCIWIAKDDGIYIRDFQNEQDEFQYQWEALAGC, from the coding sequence ATGAGTGCTATCAGGAACAGcttagttttatttgttttggcaTTAGCCATGAGCCCTTCATGGCTTATTATTTCTGCCAATGGAAATGTGCTTCCTTTATTCATCAAATGGCATGTATACATTGTAAATGGATTGAGCAACAACATGACATTGTTCATCCATTGCCAATCTTCAGACAATGATATGGGCAACCACAATTTGTCTCCTGCAGCTAATTTCTCTTGGAGTTTCAGAACAAACTTCTTCCATTCTACGGTTTTTTCGTGCTACATACGCAAGGACGATGCTCAAGCCACCTTTAAAGTGTTTTGGCAAGATCCAGTTCTATTTGAGCGCTGCAAGTGGAAGAATTGCATTTGGATTGCCAAAGACGATGGAATATATATAAGAGATTTTCAGAATGAGCAGGATGAGTTTCAATATCAATGGGAAGCACTAGCAGGTTGCTAA